A genome region from Celeribacter baekdonensis includes the following:
- a CDS encoding Gfo/Idh/MocA family protein, with protein MTQTRLAIVGGGIIGRTHADAIRACPGSDLISIVDPFETGKSLAKDFECLHLETLAALIELRPDGVIIATPNALHVPQAMTLIRAGIPVLVEKPLGDTAQGCAALVALSDRTGVPGLVGHHRRHNPIVQAAKTAITEARFGTLVCGTISATLYKDARYFDVAWRREPGAGGPILINLIHEIDLVRHLFGEITEVTALTANSQRGYDVEDTAAVILRLEAGGLITISLTDAGVGPWCWDTTAGENPARFPAMPAVSHMFAGTQAGMSLPDLSFWTHEGPRDWTVPQTNHPLDLVTADSYVEQIRHFAAVIKGDETPRITLSDGARNIAVIEAIRESITQRRPVPLGSQRINTSSKPKAMME; from the coding sequence ATGACACAGACACGATTGGCCATTGTTGGGGGCGGCATCATTGGGCGCACCCATGCTGATGCGATCCGTGCCTGTCCCGGCAGCGATCTCATCTCCATTGTCGATCCATTTGAGACGGGAAAATCTCTCGCCAAAGATTTTGAGTGCCTCCATCTGGAAACGCTTGCAGCATTGATTGAGTTGCGCCCAGACGGGGTGATTATTGCCACGCCAAACGCGCTTCACGTGCCGCAAGCGATGACATTGATCCGCGCGGGGATTCCCGTGCTGGTCGAAAAACCCTTGGGCGACACGGCCCAAGGCTGCGCGGCTTTGGTGGCCCTGTCAGACCGCACAGGGGTGCCGGGACTTGTCGGCCATCACCGCCGCCACAACCCCATCGTTCAAGCCGCCAAAACGGCCATCACCGAGGCTCGATTCGGCACATTGGTCTGCGGCACAATCTCCGCCACACTTTACAAAGACGCCCGCTATTTTGATGTCGCTTGGCGACGGGAACCGGGCGCAGGGGGCCCGATCCTGATCAATTTGATCCATGAAATCGACCTCGTGCGGCATTTGTTTGGCGAGATCACAGAGGTCACGGCCCTCACCGCAAACAGCCAGCGCGGCTATGACGTCGAAGACACCGCCGCAGTGATCCTGCGCCTTGAAGCCGGCGGGTTGATCACCATCTCGCTGACCGATGCGGGCGTGGGACCTTGGTGTTGGGACACGACCGCAGGCGAAAATCCAGCGCGGTTTCCAGCGATGCCCGCCGTCTCGCATATGTTTGCCGGGACACAGGCCGGGATGAGCCTACCTGATCTGTCGTTCTGGACCCATGAGGGTCCGCGCGATTGGACCGTACCGCAGACCAACCATCCGCTCGATCTGGTCACAGCAGACAGCTATGTCGAACAAATCCGCCATTTTGCCGCCGTGATCAAAGGAGATGAAACCCCACGTATCACCCTGTCCGATGGTGCACGCAACATTGCGGTGATTGAGGCGATCCGTGAGTCCATCACACAAAGACGCCCTGTTCCGCTTGGCTCACAACGGATAAACACGTCCTCAAAGCCAAAAGCGATGATGGAGTAA
- a CDS encoding IclR family transcriptional regulator, whose amino-acid sequence MSGVMERTLSILELLGKHPEGVQVSAIASELDMPASAAHRLLKELSQYGYVRQLRNQGDYALTIKLAGIGLAFLARTGVPDIAQPILDRLAADSRELVRLSVIDGEDLVWVGVAQGAVAGLRYDPGREQGIKVHLAGSAGGHAWLSTMTDEQALDKIGTQGLRAEFAMGPGAPASIPEVLAALADTRKRGYATMSDSYHAGMAAMAVPIFRSEDNVVIGCLSIAGPGVRVTPELMDQFHPLLREAADEIGGASEASFFFNRNRAVPAETETRQAG is encoded by the coding sequence ATGTCCGGTGTGATGGAGAGAACCCTTTCGATCCTTGAACTTCTTGGGAAGCATCCCGAAGGTGTCCAAGTGAGCGCGATCGCGAGCGAACTGGATATGCCCGCCTCTGCAGCGCATCGGTTGCTCAAAGAACTGTCGCAATACGGCTATGTGCGACAGCTCAGGAACCAAGGCGATTACGCCCTCACCATCAAACTCGCAGGCATCGGGTTGGCGTTTTTGGCCCGCACCGGCGTGCCCGATATTGCCCAGCCCATCCTTGATCGCTTGGCGGCGGACTCGCGCGAACTTGTGCGCCTGTCGGTGATTGATGGCGAGGATCTTGTCTGGGTCGGCGTGGCTCAGGGCGCGGTTGCAGGCCTGCGATACGACCCCGGTCGCGAACAGGGGATCAAGGTGCATTTGGCTGGCTCGGCGGGGGGACATGCCTGGCTGTCAACAATGACGGATGAGCAAGCGCTTGATAAAATCGGCACTCAAGGGTTGCGGGCGGAATTTGCCATGGGACCGGGCGCGCCTGCCTCAATTCCAGAGGTGCTGGCCGCGCTCGCTGACACCCGCAAACGCGGCTACGCCACGATGTCCGACAGCTATCATGCCGGAATGGCCGCAATGGCTGTTCCGATTTTTCGCAGCGAAGACAATGTGGTGATCGGCTGCCTGTCCATCGCCGGACCGGGAGTGCGTGTCACGCCCGAATTGATGGACCAATTCCACCCGCTTTTGCGCGAAGCCGCCGACGAAATTGGCGGGGCGTCAGAGGCATCCTTCTTTTTCAACCGCAACCGGGCCGTGCCCGCAGAGACCGAAACCCGTCAGGCTGGCTGA
- a CDS encoding FAD-dependent oxidoreductase translates to MDSETAGGTACDVLIVGSGAAGLCAAITAAQAGLDVIVAEKTEVFGGTSAWSGGWLWIPQNPQAIRAGIVEADTEPRRYLRALLGNRANDPRLETFLQNGPDMLRFLEEVGVMTWVDGNRVPDFYVHDGAAEGGRSVTAAAYDGRELGPLITRLRPPLDVVSLWGMGIGSGVDMAHFFNATRSPAALWHVTKRLTKHLYDLARYRRSMHLVGGNALVAQLLKGAADSGVQLWHDSPVTSLHHDEGRIVGASVTRQGTPMRITARKGVVLAAGGYPHDVLRQTLSFAHTDTIAHASAAPKSNTGDGVRLAEGIGAALDTSLAEPAAWAPVSRVPDGQGGFKNFPHLIDRAKPGFIAVDMSGQRFVNEADSYHEFMKALFAVTPKGRAPEAWLICDHRAQRQFGIGWAKPFPFPLTPYLRSGYLKRGRRIEDLAVQCDLPAEALAQTITRFNDGARAGHDLTFHRGASLYNRAQGWAKHKGPNPALGPLERGPFYAVKLVPGSLGTFAGIKTAADGQVLGQDGAPTPGLYAIGNDAASIMGGHYPSGGITLGPGMTFGYIVGRRLSGQPLKGLTPPLSHHTKDA, encoded by the coding sequence ATGGACAGCGAAACGGCGGGCGGCACCGCCTGCGACGTTCTGATCGTTGGATCAGGCGCAGCGGGATTGTGTGCCGCGATCACGGCAGCACAGGCAGGGCTTGATGTCATTGTGGCCGAGAAAACCGAGGTTTTCGGCGGCACCTCTGCATGGTCCGGCGGCTGGCTTTGGATTCCACAGAACCCACAGGCCATCCGCGCCGGGATCGTCGAAGCTGACACCGAACCCCGCCGTTATCTGCGCGCACTTCTGGGCAATCGCGCCAATGATCCGCGGCTCGAGACGTTCTTGCAAAACGGTCCCGACATGCTCCGCTTCCTTGAAGAGGTCGGTGTCATGACTTGGGTTGATGGCAATCGCGTACCTGATTTTTACGTCCATGATGGCGCCGCCGAAGGCGGGAGATCTGTGACCGCCGCGGCTTATGACGGGCGTGAGCTTGGGCCTTTGATCACCCGGCTGCGACCGCCGCTCGATGTCGTGTCGCTCTGGGGCATGGGCATTGGCAGCGGTGTGGATATGGCGCATTTTTTCAATGCAACCCGCTCCCCCGCCGCGTTGTGGCATGTCACCAAACGTTTGACCAAACATCTCTATGATCTGGCGCGTTATCGACGTTCGATGCACCTTGTGGGCGGCAATGCCCTTGTGGCGCAGCTTTTGAAAGGCGCGGCAGACAGCGGGGTTCAGCTTTGGCATGACAGTCCGGTGACCAGCCTGCACCATGATGAGGGTCGGATCGTAGGTGCGTCCGTGACGAGACAAGGGACACCAATGCGCATCACCGCCCGCAAAGGCGTGGTGCTTGCGGCGGGCGGCTATCCGCATGATGTCCTACGGCAAACACTCAGCTTTGCCCATACAGACACCATCGCGCATGCCTCCGCCGCCCCCAAATCAAACACTGGCGACGGGGTGCGTTTGGCCGAAGGAATAGGTGCCGCGCTTGACACGAGCCTTGCTGAACCCGCGGCTTGGGCACCCGTGTCCCGCGTCCCGGATGGTCAAGGCGGGTTCAAAAATTTCCCTCATCTCATTGATCGCGCCAAACCCGGATTTATCGCGGTAGATATGAGTGGGCAGAGGTTCGTCAACGAGGCCGACAGCTATCATGAGTTCATGAAAGCCCTGTTTGCCGTGACACCCAAAGGGCGCGCGCCAGAGGCTTGGCTGATCTGCGATCATCGGGCTCAGAGGCAATTTGGCATCGGCTGGGCAAAGCCCTTTCCCTTCCCGCTCACCCCCTATCTGCGCTCCGGCTATCTCAAACGCGGGCGACGGATCGAAGATTTGGCGGTGCAGTGCGATCTGCCTGCCGAGGCCCTCGCACAGACCATCACACGGTTCAATGACGGCGCGCGCGCAGGTCACGACCTAACGTTTCACCGTGGCGCATCGCTTTACAACCGAGCTCAAGGCTGGGCCAAACACAAAGGTCCGAACCCGGCACTTGGGCCTTTGGAGCGCGGGCCGTTTTATGCGGTCAAGCTCGTGCCCGGTAGCCTTGGCACATTTGCCGGGATCAAAACTGCCGCCGATGGGCAGGTGCTTGGGCAAGACGGTGCGCCGACACCCGGGCTCTATGCCATCGGCAATGACGCCGCCTCAATCATGGGCGGGCACTACCCGTCTGGCGGCATCACCCTCGGGCCGGGCATGACCTTTGGCTACATCGTCGGACGCAGACTTTCAGGCCAACCGCTCAAAGGCCTGACCCCTCCTCTTTCACACCACACAAAGGATGCATGA
- a CDS encoding NIPSNAP family protein — MPYYEIATLKTVIFGAGKASDGLQNWLAAGKGTLLGAFGTDIGNLNEVYVLRGFDTLDEMMDERERTVMSANPMGCMEHLVDLRFDSYKPFDFMAPITPGTYGPIYEFRTYKAKLNGVSVTQDKWRDAMPARSKYSPLTMAMWGLDGAPRITQIWPYSSLEARTKARSQSVADGKWPAKGGPDWLTPVMTSAIALPLPFSPLK; from the coding sequence ATGCCCTATTACGAAATCGCAACGCTCAAGACCGTGATCTTCGGCGCAGGAAAGGCCTCGGACGGGCTGCAAAACTGGCTCGCGGCAGGTAAAGGCACGCTGCTCGGGGCGTTTGGCACCGACATTGGAAACCTCAACGAGGTCTATGTTTTGCGCGGCTTTGACACCCTGGATGAGATGATGGACGAACGCGAACGCACGGTGATGTCCGCCAATCCGATGGGCTGTATGGAACATTTGGTTGACCTGCGGTTTGACAGCTACAAGCCCTTTGATTTCATGGCTCCAATCACCCCCGGCACCTATGGTCCAATCTACGAATTTCGCACCTATAAGGCCAAGTTGAACGGCGTGTCCGTCACCCAAGACAAATGGCGCGACGCTATGCCGGCACGTTCGAAATATTCCCCGCTCACCATGGCGATGTGGGGCCTTGATGGTGCGCCGCGTATCACGCAAATCTGGCCCTACAGCTCGCTTGAGGCCCGCACCAAAGCGCGCAGCCAATCGGTCGCAGACGGCAAATGGCCGGCCAAAGGCGGACCTGACTGGCTCACCCCGGTGATGACCAGCGCCATCGCCCTTCCCTTGCCGTTTTCACCGCTGAAGTGA
- a CDS encoding sugar phosphate isomerase/epimerase family protein, whose protein sequence is MPHKFSLAFLTTHEVPPYEAVRIAAATGYDLVGLRFLPAAPTEAPYPILSDPAVEALVKAALDETGIGIADIEIARLKPNTDVGDFRDFLALGQRLGARNVLVAGDDTNHDRLTETFAAFCDLAAEYGLTGDLEFMPWTGVKTLPEAQRIVETAGRSNGGVLIDALHWDRAGGTIEQIQNLPPALIHYAQLCDGPKPYDPTDAGMIEIARGARLLPGDGGIDLIAMVRALPRDIVLSVEVAQIEKAKTVDAQSRAAKALARSKALIAKAHPAT, encoded by the coding sequence ATGCCCCATAAATTCTCTCTCGCCTTTTTGACCACACATGAGGTTCCGCCGTATGAGGCCGTGCGCATTGCGGCGGCCACGGGGTATGACCTTGTGGGGCTGCGGTTTTTGCCCGCCGCCCCAACCGAGGCCCCCTATCCGATCCTGTCTGATCCGGCAGTTGAAGCTTTGGTGAAAGCGGCCCTTGATGAGACTGGGATCGGCATTGCCGATATTGAAATCGCCCGGCTTAAACCAAACACGGATGTCGGAGATTTCCGTGATTTTCTAGCTCTTGGTCAAAGGCTTGGTGCCCGCAACGTGCTTGTTGCGGGCGATGATACCAATCACGATAGGCTCACCGAAACCTTCGCGGCCTTTTGCGATCTTGCCGCCGAATATGGCCTGACCGGGGATCTGGAGTTCATGCCATGGACCGGGGTTAAAACCCTTCCTGAGGCGCAACGCATCGTTGAAACAGCGGGGCGCTCCAACGGCGGCGTTCTGATCGACGCGCTGCATTGGGACCGGGCGGGCGGGACGATCGAGCAGATTCAAAACCTGCCCCCTGCGCTCATTCACTACGCTCAGCTTTGTGACGGACCGAAACCATACGATCCGACCGATGCCGGGATGATCGAGATTGCCCGAGGCGCACGGCTTTTGCCCGGCGACGGCGGAATTGATCTGATTGCAATGGTGCGCGCCTTGCCGCGTGACATTGTTCTGAGTGTCGAGGTGGCTCAGATTGAAAAGGCCAAAACCGTGGATGCCCAGAGCCGCGCCGCAAAGGCACTCGCACGATCTAAGGCGCTGATCGCCAAAGCCCACCCTGCGACATAG
- a CDS encoding tetratricopeptide repeat protein — translation MPFFSHITRALVPVLLVFSLSACTMDLSRDGAARTTAGADTLRLAQATSEAGDNETAARLFEKVLVTDPVSVPALLGAGNSYARMGQNSRAEAVLLRGHELAPSNAEVLTTLARVYLAQHRSQMAVEAYDKALRVDQRNVSALTGKGVALDTLSRHKQAQGVYEDGLSYYPTNFILRSNYALSLALSGDIIRGTAILQELVKDPLAAPYVRGNLALVYGLDGRDNDARATLLLDMKPDEVEENIRVYQALRRLRLEGKPIGSLVFV, via the coding sequence TTGCCCTTTTTCTCTCACATCACCCGCGCCCTTGTCCCTGTTCTCCTCGTGTTCAGCTTGTCCGCTTGCACCATGGACCTGTCTCGCGACGGGGCTGCGAGGACCACGGCAGGTGCGGATACGTTGCGCCTTGCACAGGCGACCTCTGAGGCCGGCGACAATGAGACCGCCGCGCGATTGTTCGAGAAAGTTCTGGTCACCGACCCCGTTTCGGTTCCTGCGCTGTTGGGCGCAGGGAACAGCTATGCGCGGATGGGACAAAACAGCCGGGCCGAGGCGGTCCTGTTACGGGGACATGAGCTGGCACCGAGCAATGCCGAAGTTCTGACAACGTTGGCGCGCGTCTATCTGGCCCAACATCGTTCGCAGATGGCCGTGGAGGCTTATGACAAAGCGCTGCGGGTGGATCAACGGAACGTGTCTGCCCTTACCGGGAAAGGTGTCGCCTTGGACACGCTGTCACGGCACAAACAGGCGCAGGGTGTGTATGAGGACGGCCTGTCCTATTACCCGACAAATTTCATCCTGCGCAGCAATTATGCTCTGTCGCTTGCGCTGTCGGGGGACATCATCCGAGGGACGGCGATTTTACAGGAACTCGTCAAAGATCCGCTGGCCGCGCCATATGTTCGGGGCAATCTCGCCCTGGTCTATGGTCTGGATGGGCGTGACAACGATGCGCGGGCGACTTTGTTGTTGGACATGAAGCCCGATGAGGTCGAGGAAAACATCCGGGTTTATCAGGCGCTGCGCCGTCTGCGTTTGGAAGGCAAACCGATTGGGTCCCTCGTCTTTGTATAA
- a CDS encoding pilus assembly protein TadG-related protein: MRIKTCFRKYSSQEGGAVAIIVALFLTVAVGFMAIGIDLGSLYFRQKSLQTQADMTAISAVLNLSGTPDDHAQATVIGNRLDALALTSLEYGRYIYDSALPAEDRFETRDLSDVDVNAAEVVLKDAAPLFFSQTFLDTDSTPLSASATAARFDFASFSLGSRLLDLDGGILNALLGAALGSNVSLSLLDYQALLDTQIDLLTFTDALAVRADLVALDYADILTSEIDLLDVAGAILDTGLVSGSTDVLTAILNCTACGSFNASELIGISGDNVAIQLEDRLGTVSVSALDVLKATLDIVNANRLIEADVSLPIPNVLGNVDLAVVVGEREAHSSWINLGERGATLHTAQVRLKLDVDLSPSLLSGLGVGVSALSLRVPIYAEIASATVTLTDLYCDAGGPNDRIASFDTGLTPFTGTNGTHVVELFIGEFDAPTFEDTTTPLDAANLNPADFLDLELNLALITIDLFTLQLKAHAATGNALQPQIDFLVSDISGSPKTVGSGSLLTSTIESLLDPNNLEISISSQSQSLLGGLLSLLLAPVVALVDTVLDVLPGKLLGALLTPIDALLDGLLNLLGVGIGQADLTLDGVACGKVVLVR, encoded by the coding sequence TTGCGTATTAAAACCTGTTTCCGCAAATACAGCTCTCAAGAGGGCGGTGCCGTGGCAATCATCGTCGCGCTTTTTCTGACAGTTGCCGTGGGCTTTATGGCCATCGGGATCGACCTCGGCTCTCTGTATTTTCGGCAAAAATCTTTGCAAACACAGGCGGATATGACGGCAATCAGTGCCGTTTTGAACTTGAGTGGGACGCCGGATGATCATGCTCAGGCGACCGTCATCGGCAACAGACTCGACGCTTTGGCTCTGACGTCTTTGGAATACGGTCGCTACATTTATGACAGCGCCCTTCCGGCAGAGGATAGGTTTGAAACGCGCGATTTGTCCGATGTGGATGTCAATGCGGCAGAGGTCGTTTTGAAAGATGCGGCACCGTTGTTTTTCTCTCAGACGTTTTTGGACACGGACAGCACCCCTCTTTCGGCGTCTGCGACGGCGGCACGATTTGATTTTGCATCTTTTAGCCTTGGATCGCGATTGCTCGACTTGGATGGCGGCATTTTGAACGCGTTGCTCGGCGCGGCGCTTGGCTCCAACGTGTCGCTCTCTCTTTTGGATTACCAAGCGTTGTTGGATACACAGATTGATCTTCTGACCTTTACGGACGCGCTGGCGGTGCGGGCCGATCTTGTTGCGCTTGACTATGCGGACATACTCACCTCGGAGATCGACCTGCTCGATGTGGCGGGCGCGATATTGGACACCGGGCTTGTTTCAGGCTCAACAGATGTGCTGACGGCGATCCTGAATTGTACAGCGTGCGGGTCTTTTAATGCCTCCGAGTTGATCGGGATATCTGGAGATAACGTGGCGATTCAACTGGAAGATCGCCTTGGAACGGTGTCTGTGTCGGCGCTTGATGTGCTGAAAGCAACGCTCGACATCGTTAATGCAAACCGTCTGATCGAGGCCGATGTCAGCCTGCCCATTCCAAATGTTCTGGGCAATGTGGATTTGGCGGTTGTCGTGGGCGAGCGGGAGGCGCATTCGAGTTGGATCAACCTTGGCGAACGCGGAGCGACGCTTCACACCGCGCAGGTGAGGCTGAAATTGGACGTTGATCTGTCTCCATCTTTGCTTAGCGGGCTTGGGGTGGGGGTGTCCGCCTTGTCCTTACGCGTGCCGATTTATGCGGAAATCGCGAGTGCAACGGTGACATTGACGGATCTTTACTGTGATGCGGGCGGCCCGAATGATCGGATCGCCAGTTTTGACACCGGGCTTACCCCTTTCACCGGGACAAACGGCACGCATGTGGTTGAGTTGTTCATCGGTGAATTCGATGCCCCAACCTTTGAGGACACGACCACCCCGCTTGACGCGGCCAACCTTAACCCTGCGGACTTCTTAGATTTGGAGCTGAACCTCGCTTTGATCACGATTGATCTCTTCACCCTGCAATTGAAAGCCCATGCCGCGACAGGCAATGCGTTACAGCCGCAAATTGATTTTCTCGTGTCCGATATTTCGGGTAGCCCGAAAACTGTTGGCTCCGGCAGCCTGCTGACCTCAACGATTGAATCTTTGCTGGACCCCAACAATTTGGAGATCAGTATCAGCAGTCAAAGCCAATCCCTACTTGGCGGGCTGTTGTCGCTTTTGTTGGCACCGGTTGTCGCGCTTGTGGACACTGTGCTCGACGTTTTGCCGGGGAAATTGCTTGGCGCTTTGTTGACGCCGATTGATGCCTTGCTCGATGGCCTTTTAAACCTGCTTGGTGTCGGGATCGGTCAGGCCGACCTCACCCTTGATGGCGTCGCCTGCGGCAAGGTTGTCCTTGTCCGATGA
- a CDS encoding TadE/TadG family type IV pilus assembly protein — protein MTRLQRYRCEDDGATAVEFALVLPLLLSILFGIITFGQYFAIANSLQQFAAEAARYSVSEPFLADREGRAISFLTSPGGRFSFLNGSHISADIDMIEGTMPAIQITLTYDLSGTAVEVADSFLGIGITDITRSSYLAY, from the coding sequence GTGACACGGTTGCAACGATATCGGTGCGAAGACGACGGCGCGACGGCGGTCGAATTCGCGCTTGTGCTACCACTGTTGCTGAGCATCCTGTTCGGGATCATCACCTTTGGCCAGTATTTCGCTATCGCCAATAGCCTTCAGCAATTCGCCGCCGAAGCGGCGCGGTATTCTGTCAGCGAACCGTTTCTTGCCGATAGGGAAGGGCGTGCGATAAGCTTTCTTACCTCGCCGGGCGGGCGGTTTTCCTTTTTGAATGGCAGCCATATTTCCGCCGATATCGACATGATTGAGGGCACCATGCCGGCCATTCAGATCACGTTGACCTATGATCTCAGTGGCACAGCAGTTGAGGTCGCGGACAGTTTTCTTGGCATCGGGATTACGGATATTACGCGGAGCAGCTACCTTGCGTATTAA
- a CDS encoding type II secretion system F family protein — protein MLLLLILGLSLVQLIALALIDHRKRRGRLERCISSTGKKTKDVVSQPISLKAGEVLRRMAAVTAERVSVVKGDEAETSAALLKSAGIRSRDAHLIYAFLKLVLPVAAVILSVLWLALNSEDGIKPLTAIVVVCATALVLSRAPDVILSHMRKRRLERVRRSFPDMLELLVITSEAGLAPVPALGRVAREVYAACPDLAIELQQLVVELGVLPEREQAWRNLEERLPLPEVSVFANAMAQAGRYGTPFRGALRSLMLDARAQRLLRLEEQAGRLPALMTVPLILFIMPALFIVLIGPAALSILDNLMNGGS, from the coding sequence TTGCTCCTCTTGCTCATTCTTGGGCTGAGCCTTGTGCAACTGATCGCCTTGGCTCTGATTGACCATCGTAAACGGCGTGGCCGATTGGAGCGCTGCATCAGTTCGACGGGCAAAAAAACCAAAGATGTCGTCTCTCAACCTATATCCTTGAAAGCTGGAGAGGTTCTGAGACGGATGGCGGCGGTGACTGCGGAACGCGTCTCCGTGGTCAAGGGGGATGAGGCGGAAACCTCAGCGGCTCTTTTGAAATCTGCGGGCATTCGCAGCCGTGATGCGCATCTGATTTACGCCTTTCTAAAGCTCGTCCTGCCTGTGGCTGCGGTGATCCTGTCTGTACTCTGGCTGGCTCTCAATTCTGAAGATGGGATCAAACCCCTCACTGCGATTGTTGTGGTATGCGCGACAGCTTTGGTCCTGTCTCGGGCACCGGATGTCATCCTGTCCCACATGCGGAAGCGGCGGCTTGAAAGAGTGCGGCGCAGCTTCCCGGACATGCTTGAATTGCTTGTGATCACAAGCGAAGCTGGGCTTGCGCCCGTCCCCGCACTCGGCCGTGTGGCGCGAGAGGTCTATGCGGCCTGTCCAGACCTTGCCATTGAACTACAACAATTGGTTGTTGAACTTGGGGTGTTGCCCGAACGCGAACAGGCCTGGCGAAATCTGGAGGAACGACTGCCTTTGCCAGAGGTGTCCGTGTTTGCCAATGCGATGGCACAAGCCGGTCGCTACGGCACGCCCTTTCGCGGCGCGTTGCGCTCTTTGATGTTGGATGCACGGGCTCAACGGCTTTTGAGATTAGAGGAACAGGCGGGGCGTCTCCCGGCTTTGATGACCGTGCCACTCATCCTGTTCATTATGCCTGCGCTTTTTATCGTGCTGATTGGTCCGGCGGCTCTGAGCATTCTGGACAACCTCATGAATGGAGGGTCGTGA
- a CDS encoding type II secretion system F family protein encodes MASAALFLLIFTGCLTVGTIGVMLTDRRRRTRRARLVRYSADHPGATSELVRKRVSQTTNTVAQAALKQRQAGVQGLLQRRVREAGLSMSPLSSLLVMGLIAALTCVGLTMTTPLSMPLVGLISVGSGWIVLNAVFDVLSARRIRRFTEALPDCLDVFARGLRAGQPLSEALGLVANHSSGIAQEEFLRCRDEHRVGRPLDETLASMADRIATAEARFIAVATNLQAETGGNLVETLENLAVLLRDRRKLRKKAAALSAETRVSAVILSSLPFGIGLIIFVLNPGYLAPLIQDARGILLATVGGLSLCLGIFSMYKLSRIDV; translated from the coding sequence ATGGCCTCCGCAGCCCTTTTTCTTTTGATTTTCACCGGGTGCCTCACGGTCGGCACGATTGGGGTGATGCTCACCGACAGACGCCGCCGCACTCGGCGCGCGCGCCTTGTGAGGTATTCCGCAGATCATCCGGGAGCGACCTCAGAGCTGGTGCGTAAAAGAGTGTCGCAAACCACCAATACCGTTGCCCAAGCCGCGCTAAAGCAACGGCAGGCCGGGGTTCAGGGGCTCTTGCAACGGCGGGTGCGTGAGGCAGGTCTGAGCATGTCACCCCTATCCAGCCTTCTTGTCATGGGCCTCATCGCCGCACTGACATGTGTGGGTCTTACCATGACAACCCCGCTCTCTATGCCTTTGGTGGGGTTGATCTCAGTTGGGAGTGGATGGATCGTTTTAAATGCTGTTTTCGATGTTCTGAGCGCCCGCAGGATCAGGCGTTTCACCGAGGCATTGCCAGATTGTCTTGATGTTTTTGCGCGTGGATTGCGTGCGGGACAACCCCTGAGCGAGGCCTTGGGGCTCGTCGCAAATCACAGTTCCGGGATTGCGCAAGAAGAGTTCCTGCGGTGCCGCGACGAGCACCGTGTCGGTCGGCCGCTGGATGAGACACTTGCCAGTATGGCGGACCGTATCGCAACGGCCGAGGCCCGCTTTATCGCTGTCGCAACAAATTTGCAGGCGGAAACGGGCGGTAATCTTGTGGAGACGTTGGAGAACCTTGCCGTGCTATTGCGCGATCGGCGGAAGCTACGCAAGAAAGCCGCCGCCTTATCCGCCGAAACCCGTGTCAGCGCTGTGATTTTATCCAGCCTGCCCTTTGGGATTGGCTTGATTATCTTCGTGCTCAACCCTGGCTATCTTGCACCATTGATCCAAGACGCTCGCGGCATCTTGCTTGCGACGGTTGGGGGTCTGAGCCTCTGTTTGGGCATATTTAGCATGTACAAACTCTCTCGGATTGACGTCTGA